GTGGGCGGAGACGAGAGAGGAAGTTTGTGTGAGGAGGGCAGAAGGAAATGCCTGACTCCTCTGACAAGTTGGTGGATGATCTATATACCTGTTTCTCTCTCATAAAATGCCATGCTATAGTTTGCGGAACAAGTTAGCACACGTGCTCCCACCAAGTACTTCGTTTTTTCCACCATTACCGACAAACTGAATAAGTCACTTTCATCTGGACAGACTGACAATATTGCCTTTGTTTTGCCCTGCAAGTGGAATAAGTTCTTTTATGGCACATGAAAGAGGATCACTGTGGTAATGTCTGTTGTTTCTTGTGTGTATGTAGCAGGTAATCCAATCCACTGTAGAAGCTATCACCATGTCAGACCTCTGCGTTGGAATCAATGGGTGAGTTACAGActcaaactgcttttttttcccttctcttGGTCgagatacaaaaaaatatttcctgATCACAGAATCAAGTGTGTTaatttcaatatgtttacttTACATGTTTAAGTGCACGTACTAAAATGTGTGTCTTCTGATGGTAGTGAATAACATCTCTCGCTTTACAGTTTCGGTCGTATCGGCCGGCTGGTGTTGAGGGCTTGCCTTCAAAAAGGCATAAAAGTCGTGGGAATCAATGACCCCTTCATCGATCCAGATTACATGGTCAGTTTGATTTCACACAGAAAATAAAGCATTTTAAGTGCATGCCATTTTGAAGTGCTTTGGGTGTATGGAACTGGCAAAACATTTGCTAATCTTCAGAACTTGTCATGAGCTGTCGCTCTTTTTCAGTCATGTCCAGACTTCTCTCACTTTTTTCCTCTATGTTAGGTCTACATGTTCAAGTATGACAGCACACACGGGCGCTACAAAGGAGAGGTCTCGCATAAGGGCACTACGCTTATTGTTGATGGCCAGGAAATCGCCACATACAAATGGTATGTCATTTTTTAGACatacactttttaaaatctttttgaCAAGAAGAACATGACATTCACCTTATTAAAAATGGTCGTTTTTAATAAGGGAATAATGAATCCAGAAATAATTCTCCTCCTACTCTGTCCCCAGCATGAAGCCTGCTGAGATCCCCTGGAACGCCTGTGGGGCCATGTATGTTGTTGAGTCCACCGGTGTTTTCCTGTCCAAGGAAAAGGCCAGCGTATGTctcccataaaaaaaaaaaaataatgaattaaatctAAATTCAGCCAAGCTCGCTGCTCATCTTTCTGTGTGGTCCACATCATTAGGCCCACATTGAAGGCGGAGCCAGGCGCGTGGTGGTGTCTGCACCGTCCCCCGATGCACCGATGTTCGTCATGGGAGTGAACGAGGATAAATACGATCCCAGCTTCATGACGATTGTCAGGTTAGACTTCTCCGCCAGACGGGTGATTTTATGGTCCTCATGAATGATCATGGCAATCTTTCTGTTCCTAGCAACGCCTCTTGCACCACCAACTGCCTGGCCCCACTGGCCAAAGTCATccatgataactttggaattgAGGAGGCACTCATGGTGAgtaaagacaaaataataatcataataatatcatGATGATTGGTCACTGTCATGTCTTTTAAGTGTTGACTCTGTTAAGTCTTATCTTTACACCTTGCTCTTGTGTGCAGACAACAGTCCACGCCTACACAGccacccagaagacagtggatgGGCCGAGTGGCAAGGCCTGGCGTGATGGCCGTGGCGCCCACGCCAACATCATTCCAGCCTCCACTGGCGCAGCCAAGGCAGTGGGCAAAGTCATCCCTGAACTCAACGGGTGGGTCACATCGGTCTACAGACCAGATGAGGAGGCGGCTTGCTGGACCATGACATGTGACCTGTTTCTAGGAAGCTGACTGGCATGGCCTTCAGAGTGCCAGTGGCTGATGTTTCCGTCGTGGATCTGACCTGCCGTCTGTCGAAGCCTGCTCCCTACGCTGATATCAAGGCCGCCGTGAAACAGGCTGCAGAGGGACCCATGAAGGGCATTTTGGGTTACACCGAGGAACAGGTGATGCACACACATTCATGTTTGAATACTCCAGCTCCAGAGCTGACGATCAACTTTTTACGTGTCTAATAATGAACTTGTTTTGTTGCTGCTCAGTTGGTGTCCTCTGACTTCATTAGCGACACCCACTCCTCCATCTTTGATGCCGGGGCTGGCATTTCCCTCAGCGACAACTTTGTCAAGCTTATTTCCTGGTCAGTTATCGGAACATGTTTCTATGTATCAATCGCAGCATGGTCTTATCCATTCAA
This window of the Synchiropus splendidus isolate RoL2022-P1 chromosome 12, RoL_Sspl_1.0, whole genome shotgun sequence genome carries:
- the gapdhs gene encoding glyceraldehyde-3-phosphate dehydrogenase 2; the protein is MSDLCVGINGFGRIGRLVLRACLQKGIKVVGINDPFIDPDYMVYMFKYDSTHGRYKGEVSHKGTTLIVDGQEIATYKCMKPAEIPWNACGAMYVVESTGVFLSKEKASAHIEGGARRVVVSAPSPDAPMFVMGVNEDKYDPSFMTIVSNASCTTNCLAPLAKVIHDNFGIEEALMTTVHAYTATQKTVDGPSGKAWRDGRGAHANIIPASTGAAKAVGKVIPELNGKLTGMAFRVPVADVSVVDLTCRLSKPAPYADIKAAVKQAAEGPMKGILGYTEEQLVSSDFISDTHSSIFDAGAGISLSDNFVKLISWYDNEFGYSHRVADLLLYMHSRE